In Citrus sinensis cultivar Valencia sweet orange chromosome 2, DVS_A1.0, whole genome shotgun sequence, a single genomic region encodes these proteins:
- the LOC102628300 gene encoding probable calcium-binding protein CML25 has product MGLGSIFHLKKKSSFPSMSPNGSQHSPHPLITATSAACNSNRSNSSSNNNNNVIIPDVHELRQVFNKFDANGDGKISASELGSILTSLGHAATEEELQKMVKEIDADGDGFVDFDEFVELNTKGVDSAEVMENLKDAFSVYDIDGNGSITAEELHQVLRSLGDDCTLAECRRMIRGVDCDGDGTIDFEEFKVMMTAGSRYEFADPVQGQVAV; this is encoded by the coding sequence atGGGTTTGGGTTCCATTTTCCACCTGAAGAAGAAATCTTCGTTCCCCTCGATGTCACCTAATGGATCTCAGCATTCTCCGCATCCTCTGATAACGGCAACCTCCGCTGCTTGCAACAGCAACAGGAGCAACAgcagtagtaataataataataatgtgatCATCCCGGACGTGCATGAACTCCGACAGGTTTTCAACAAATTCGATGCGAACGGAGACGGCAAGATCTCGGCGTCGGAGCTGGGGTCCATCCTGACCAGCCTGGGACACGCTGCCACGGAGGAGGAGCTGCAGAAGATGGTGAAGGAGATAGACGCGGACGGGGACGGATTCGTCGACTTCGACGAGTTCGTGGAGCTGAACACCAAGGGCGTTGATTCCGCGGAGGTCATGGAGAATCTGAAAGATGCGTTTTCGGTGTACGACATTGACGGGAACGGATCCATTACCGCCGAGGAACTGCACCAGGTGTTGAGGAGCCTGGGGGACGACTGTACCCTCGCTGAGTGCAGGAGAATGATACGCGGCGTCGACTGTGACGGCGATGGCACCATTGATTTCGAGGAGTTTAAGGTTATGATGACGGCGGGTTCTAGGTATGAATTTGCTGATCCCGTCCAAGGACAAGTCGCTGTCTAG
- the LOC102628596 gene encoding ankyrin repeat-containing protein At2g01680, translated as MDSLKSFRFITHQSFFSAVRSGDLETIKNIIDNLTKDEAPDGSSLVSELMAMQNDTGETALYISAANNFQDIFSCLLKFCDVEIVKIRSRSDMNTFHVAAKKGHLGIAKELVSIWPELCKSCDSSNTSPLYSAAVQDHLDVVNTILDADVSCTRIVRKNGKTALHTAARYGLINIVTALIVRDPEIVTIKDKKGQTALHMAVKGQCPSVVEDILSADHLILNERDKKGNTAVHIATRKCRPQIVSLLLSYTSIDVNAINNQRETAMDLADKLQYGDSTLEIKEALAEAGAKHARYVGQVDEAMELKRTVSDIKHEVSAQLIQNEKTNRRVSGIAKELRKLHREAVQNTTNSITVVAVLFASIAFLALFNLPGQYLMHGPEVGKANIADKVGFRVFCLLNATSLFISLAVVVVQITLVAWDTTAQKQVVSVVNKLMWTACACTCAAFLSIAFMVVGNGHSWMAITITLMGAPILVGTLASMCYFVFRQRFGLFRNDSQRRIRRASGSKSFSWSVYSANMSDVDEYNSDMEKIYAL; from the exons ATGGATTCATTAAAGTCATTCAGGTTCATTACCCACCAATCTTTTTTCTCTGCCGTTCGATCTGGGGACCTGGAAACCatcaagaatattattgataatttgaCAAAGGATGAAGCTCCTGATGGTTCTTCTTTGGTATCTGAGCTAATGGCTATGCAGAATGATACAGGGGAGACTGCCCTGTACATCTCCGCAGCTAATAATTTTCAGGATATTTTCAGTTGCTTGCTTAAGTTTTGTGATGTTGAGATTGTCAAAATCAGGTCCCGGTCTGATATGAACACGTTTCATGTTGCCGCTAAGAAAGGCCACTTGG GGATCGCAAAGGAGCTTGTGAGCATTTGGCCTGAGCTATGTAAGTCCTGTGACTCCTCAAATACTAGCCCACTTTATTCGGCAGCTGTGCAAGATCATTTGGATGTGGTGAATACCATCTTGGATGCTGATGTCAGCTGCACGAGAATAGTtagaaaaaatggaaaaacagCGCTGCATACTGCTGCAAGGTATGGTCTCATTAATATAGTTACAGCTCTTATAGTCCGGGATCCAGAAATTGTCAcaattaaagataagaaaggtcAAACTGCACTCCATATGGCTGTAAAGGGTCAGTGTCCTTCAGTGGTAGAGGATATATTATCTGCTGATCATTTAATACTAAATGAGCGCGACAAGAAGGGCAATACAGCGGTGCATATAGCTACAAGGAAATGCCGTCCTCAG ATAGTATCCCTATTGCTAAGTTATACATCCATTGATGTCAACGCCATCAATAATCAGCGAGAAACTGCAATGGATTTAGCAGACAAACTCCAGTATGGAGATTCTACACTGGAAATTAAGGAAGCTCTTGCAGAGGCTGGTGCCAAGCATGCAAGATATGTTGGCCAGGTTGATGAAGCAATGGAACTTAAGAGGACTGTGAGTGACATTAAGCATGAAGTTAGTGCACAACtcatacaaaatgaaaaaaccaACAGAAGAGTTTCTGGCATCGCCAAGGAACTGAGGAAACTTCACAGAGAAGCTGTCCAAAACACCACCAATTCTATCACAGTTGTTGCTGTTCTTTTTGCCTCAATAGCTTTCTTGGCTTTGTTCAACTTGCCAGGCCAATATTTAATGCATGGACCAGAAGTAGGAAAGGCTAACATTGCTGACAAAGTAGGTTTCCGCGTGTTCTGCCTTTTAAATGCAACGTCTCTTTTCATATCTCTAGCTGTTGTAGTGGTTCAGATCACTCTGGTAGCCTGGGATACTACCGCTCAGAAGCAGGTTGTATCAGTAGTGAACAAGTTAATGTGGACAGCATGCGCTTGCACTTGTGCAGCATTTCTGTCTATAGCTTTTATGGTTGTGGGAAACGGACATTCATGGATGGCTATCACCATAACCCTAATGGGAGCGCCGATTCTTGTTGGGACACTTGCAAGTAtgtgttattttgttttccgACAACGTTTTGGGCTTTTCCGCAACGATTCTCAGAGACGCATTAGAAGGGCAAGTGGAAGTAAGTCATTCTCATGGTCAGTATACTCCGCAAATATGTCAGACGTTGATGAGTATAACTCCGACATGGAGAAAATATATGCTCTGTAA